Part of the Paeniglutamicibacter sulfureus genome, TAGGTGCAGTCATCATATTCACTTAGCAACGTTACTAGGAATCGAGTCCGACGGACTTGACCAAATCTCCTCGTGATTTCAATACATGCCCCGGTCTCTCCGGACACTGCCCGGAACCGGATCGACACTGTGGCCACATGCAAATCAATTCTGCATGTGGCCACAAATCGTCGGGGCCCGCAGCATCGAAACCTGCCTGGATTCGGCCCAGGCCTCCCGCTCGGCGAGGGATTCACTGACGCCGCCGATACTCGCCGCCAAAGGTCTGCTACCGTCTCGGCTGTTTAGAGTTCTCCATCGAGCGGCGCATAATGTTGGCCCATCCGCACGATTTCCCATCCGGCGTCCCGCCACGGCGCACGGTCAAGCACGTTGCGTCCGTCGATAATGCGCTTCGTGGCGACCAATTCCTCGAGGTCCGCCGGGACAAGTGCCTTGAATTCGGCCCACTCGGTGAGCAGCAGCACCAGGTCTGCATCCTTCACTGCCTCGGGCAGGTCGTCGGCATACTGCAGCCGCGGGAAGCGCTCGGCCGCGTTCTTGTTGCCCTTGGGGTCATAAACCAAAACGTCAGCACCGGCGTTGAACAGCCGGACGGCAATATCCAGCGCCGGGGAATCGCGCACGTCGTCGGAGTCGGGCTTGAAGGTGACTCCAAGAACCGCGATGCGGGCACCCACCAGTTTGTCGTTGAGCATCGTCTGGGCCAGGCGGACCACGCGTTCGCGGCGGCGCAGGTTGATCTCGTCGACCTCGGCGAGGAAACCCATGGTGTGGGTCAGTCCCAGCTCGCTCGTGCGGGCCTGCAGCGCCCTGATGTCCTTAGGCAGGCAACCTCCACCGAAGCCCACGCCGGCGTTGAGGAACTTTCGCCCGATCCTTGCGTCATGGCCGAGCGCATCGGCCAGCACCGTGATGTCCCCGCCGATGGTCTCGGTGACCTCGGCAAAGGAATTGATAAAGGAAATCTTGGTGGCCAGGAACGCGTTGGCGGCCACCTTGACCAGTTCCGCGGTCTCGAAGTCGGTGACGATCAGCGGGGTGTCTGCCTCCAGCGCCTGGGCATAGACCCGGCGCAGGATGGCCTCGGAGGTTGCGT contains:
- a CDS encoding UDP-glucose dehydrogenase family protein, yielding MSMKISVIGTGYLGATHAACMAELGFEVIGVDVDPAKIEALSEGKLPFHEPGLGELLRKHVASGRLRFTTDYEEVASWADVHFIGVGTPQRADGHGADMRFVDASVAELATRIRGTALIVGKSTVPVGTARRLRGLIAANAHTDAQISLAWNPEFLREGFAVADTMSPDRLVLGVEDATSEAILRRVYAQALEADTPLIVTDFETAELVKVAANAFLATKISFINSFAEVTETIGGDITVLADALGHDARIGRKFLNAGVGFGGGCLPKDIRALQARTSELGLTHTMGFLAEVDEINLRRRERVVRLAQTMLNDKLVGARIAVLGVTFKPDSDDVRDSPALDIAVRLFNAGADVLVYDPKGNKNAAERFPRLQYADDLPEAVKDADLVLLLTEWAEFKALVPADLEELVATKRIIDGRNVLDRAPWRDAGWEIVRMGQHYAPLDGEL